The following are encoded in a window of Mycteria americana isolate JAX WOST 10 ecotype Jacksonville Zoo and Gardens unplaced genomic scaffold, USCA_MyAme_1.0 Scaffold_153, whole genome shotgun sequence genomic DNA:
- the MON1B gene encoding LOW QUALITY PROTEIN: vacuolar fusion protein MON1 homolog B (The sequence of the model RefSeq protein was modified relative to this genomic sequence to represent the inferred CDS: inserted 4 bases in 4 codons; substituted 1 base at 1 genomic stop codon), translating to RPRDVPPARRRRRRRRRRRRRRRRRRRAATASPGCRRGGEEDVTAAGWRCRRKHVFVLSEAGKPIYSRHGNEEALAATMGVMMALVSFXQSGGNAIRAICSEDRTLVFEQRGPLLLVSVSRTRQSAAQLRRELAFXHEQILSLLTRGGIARVFARRRGYDLRRLLAGAEAVLDRLLAGAAADGRLLLGAARCLPLPAPLRRAVSPLSGVPPPPPSPAPALALLAAGGRLVTAARQRALAEGGRLCASDLHLLLNLLGSGAGAGEVWTPVCXPRFNPDGYFYAYAAALGEEEEEGGGDGGGGGGGGVTLILLSTEREGFYAAAGCRRRLEETLRAQGWLGELGAAVRGGAGYGPARPGAPELRHFLYKPLEGPEEMQQLPQFTSPELEEPYASEEEQHRLFDLYHYLHSRVHSPHRPXRLLYHVAEKETLLPGXVTSKFELYGCFSPLVTKAGAIGVLTKLLRWLKKEEDWLFIRYPPPYCAAPARPEGAEAEG from the exons CGTGACGGCGGCGGGGTGGCGGTGCCGGCGGAAGCACGTCTTCGTGCTGAGCGAGGCGGGGAAGCCCATCTACTCCCGGCACGGCAACGAGGAGGCGCTGGCGGCCACCATGGGCGTGATGATGGCCCTCGTCTCCT ATCAGAGCGGCGGCAACGCCATCCGCGCCATCTGCTCCG AGGACCGGACGCTGGTGTTCGAGCAGCGGGGCCCCTTGCTGCTGGTGTCGGTGTCCCGCACGCGGCAGTCGGCGGCCCAGCTGCGCCGGGAGCTGGCCT GTCACGAGCAGATCCTCAGCCTCCTCACCCGCGGCGGCATCGCCCGCGTCTTCGCCCGCCGTCGCGGTTACGACCTGCGGCGTCTCCTCGCCGGAGCCGAAGCCGTCCTCGACCGTCTCTTAGCCGGCGCGGCGGCCGACGGGCGGTTGCTGTTGGGCGCCGCTCGTTGCCTGCCCTTACCCGCTCCCCTCCGACGAGCCGTTTCGCCGCTCTCCGgcgtgccgccgccgccgccgtcccccgcgCCCGCTTTGGCTCTCTTGGCGGCCGGCGGGCGGTTGGTGACGGCGGCGCGGCAGCGGGCTTTGGCGGAAGGCGGCCGGTTGTGCGCCAGCGACCTTCACCTCCTCCTCAATCTTttggggagcggggcgggggcgggcgaggTGTGGACCCCCGTCT TACCGCGCTTCAACCCCGACGGTTACTTCTACGCCTACGCGGCGGCGCtgggcgaggaagaggaggaaggcggcggcgacggcggcggcggcggcggcggcggggtgacGCTCATCCTGCTGTCGACGGAGCGCGAGGGGTTCTACGCGGCGGCGGGGTGCCGGCGGCGCTTGGAGGAGACGCTGCGGGCGCAGGGGTGGttgggggagctgggggcggcggtgcggggcggggcggggtaCGGCCCCGCCCGTCCCGGCGCCCCCGAGCTCCGCCATTTTCTCTACAAGCCCTTGGAGGGGCCGGAGGAGATGCAGCAGCTGCCGCAGTTTACGAG CCCCGAGCTGGAGGAGCCGTACGCCAGCGAGGAGGAGCAGCACCGGCTCTTCGACCTGTACCACTACCTGCACAGCCGCGTGCACAGCCCCCACCGCC TGCGCCTGCTCTACCACGTGGCTGAGAAGGAGACGCTCCTGCCTGGGTGA GTGACGAGCAAGTTCGAGCTGTACGGCTGCTTCAGCCCGCTGGTGACGAAGGCGGGGGCCATCGGCGTCCTCACCAAGCTGCTGCGCTGgctgaagaaggaggaggactggCTCTTCATCCGCTACCCGCCGCCATAttgcgccgcccccgcccgccccgaggGGGCCGAGGCCGAGGGCTGA